CTCGGTAGGCCCACCTGGGTTCGAACCAGGAACCACCCGTTTATGAGACGGACGCTCTGACCGATTGAGCTATGGGCCCGGGCTGGGAATGACAGCGCCACGTTGCGCGACAGGCGTCGCGAGCGAAGGGGATGCAGCGCGCTCCGAAGATCAGCAAACTCGTATTCGAGTAAGGATCGGGGGCGGGTCTTCTTGCATCCTCCGCACCCAACCAGCTTATGGGCCGGCGGGAGCTCCACGGGGCAGAACCTACTCGAACGGCTCAACCCGGGCAACCGCCAGCGAGGCAGATTGCGCTACGGCGCGTTCACTGCGGGACCCGGCCCAGCGCTCGTAGCGGCGACGTCGGAGCAGCAACGGAAGCCGACCTGATAGAACCGAAACCACTGATTGTGGAAGGTGGTCATGGGCCGACAGCGCGCCCGAATCGGTCCCCAGTAGCCTCCCTTCAGGCCGCTCGGGTAGGGCTTGCCGCTCTCGTTGACCACCCACTCGTCGACGTTTCCGGTGAGGTCGTGGACACCAAACGGGCTCAGGCACTCGAGCTCGCCGCTCAGTACGCGCTGGTCGAGACGCAGCACTTCGTCGGTGACCGCGC
This Polyangiaceae bacterium DNA region includes the following protein-coding sequences:
- a CDS encoding SUMF1/EgtB/PvdO family nonheme iron enzyme; amino-acid sequence: MSKRHFCMDRYEFPNQAGALPVVMVSWFDAEATCRQLGKRLCTESEWNFACEGEARLPYPYGYERDAKACNIDRKYRFPDFAAFDSDRAVTDEVLRLDQRVLSGELECLSPFGVHDLTGNVDEWVVNESGKPYPSGLKGGYWGPIRARCRPMTTFHNQWFRFYQVGFRCCSDVAATSAGPGPAVNAP